The Papaver somniferum cultivar HN1 chromosome 6, ASM357369v1, whole genome shotgun sequence genome segment ATAATGACAGAATCCTAGAAAGGAAAAACGAAAAATAATcaccaaataaataataaaacaatgTCTAGAAAAAAGTTAAAGAGACAATTTTATCAAAGAATCCCACAAAAGTAGCACAAACCTCTCTACCCAAGGAAACAAAAGCAATAATCAAGAAACCAACTAACAAGACAAAACACAAGCTTCAAAATGAATTGAAAACTaaagggaaaaaaagaaagaaaagagaaaccgGTTTTCTTAACACAATTTTAAAATTTTGTGTAAATGTTAATGGGTGGAGACAAGACGGAGATAGATTTGATAGGGAGAGAATTGAGAGGAAACGGTCATGTGGTGATCCTGAAGTTTTTGAGAGAGAACAAATGAAAGGTGTGGAGAGAAAAGTTGAAGGTTGCAAACTCAAAACAATTGTGCTGCAATGTGGCTTTCCTTCCCTCCACTCAGCAGACCAAGATTCTAGGACCTTTACATCTCATTTTCCAACAAAAACAGAAACTAAAATTTTCCTTTGACCAGTTCTTTAGCTGATTTTGGATCTAAAATAGATCATGAAACATGATGGATCAATGCAATGGGTCACTCCACGCCTTTTGATCAATTGAAGCGAGAGCCTAACCGGCGTTAACCAAACACACTTCTTTTGGCTCGCCTCTAGCTTGCTTATTTTAAGTATCACACAGTGCAAGTCTGTGCCGAGCCAAGCAAACACATCCCTGTAATACTACAGGCTCTCATAGCAATTGCATATTTTTGTTCAGGCATTTGCTCATGTCTTTGGGATTCACTGAATTAACGTTGTCCGGAGAACATTAGTGGTAGTAGATTCTACAGACTTTGCATTAACTGGTTGAACAAATCGTAACCGTATCCAGTCAGGACATTATCATACTTAAGAAATGTACACGAGTGTTACCCCAATTATAATCATTGTTTGAGTAATAAATCAAACATAATCATTGTTTGAGTAATAAATCAAACCATTGCATGAATCAACAAATGAATGCCTTCTGTCAAAATCAGGAAGAGTCCTCACAAGTTTACGGTTATGAACTTTAAAATAAACTTATGTTATATATTGGTGAAACAGGCTCATCAGTGTTATTATTTCTAGACTATTCCACATAATATAGCCTAAGGTTGCCAGACTTGTGGCCATCAACAAATAGTAAGAAACTCTCATCAGGATTTTGGTTATGGTGAAGTAGATGATGATCAGCCTGTTCCTGTTCTTGAAAAAATCCAACAACATGATTATGTTTGAGTTGCAAATAAGCAAAGTAATTAGTAGCAATAATGACATAGGCAATATAGAACAAAAGGCAAGCTTGAGCCACAGTGGACTCGGAGGAGGAAAACTAGCAATCAGACACTGTTAGTTGGGTTCTTTTTTTTCTATGAAGACTGTTAGTTGAGTTCGACTAGAAAAATAGAAGCCAAATCAATTTGTACATCATAACACCGAAAACTGAACTTTATATAACATATGATAAGAGTTTTTACCAAGTTCGtgcaaaatataaaatattacCAAAATTAATCTGCTCTAATATTTATCGAACTCTAACACTATATTCTAATACATCAATTTATAGAATAGAAGTGTTGTTTGCAGCAGAGAGAAAAGATCTCAGTCACTTCCCCATTTCCCAATCACACTTTCTTTAGCAGACAACTGTGTATAGACGTTCTCCTTAGGCACATCATCAGAAGTATCAACAGAACTGCCACGATATATCTTTCCCAAAACACGTGAGGTTATATATGTGAATCCATTTCGCGTTCCCCTCAAAGCATAAAGCAATGGGTTGAATACAACAGCAAGCATCACTTCTCCCTTTGCTATCACAAGATACTGCATATACAAAGAGAAGTGGATATATAGCTCAATACAGTAGAAGAAACTAACATAGTTCAACCAAGGAGGTGATAAAACTTACCATCAAAATTATACCCAAAATTGCAAGGCTAGCTTGTTGCGCCTCCTGCCAGAAATGATCGTCATTTGACCCACCAAATCCAAACCAACCACCTCCACCACCGCCATCATCCCCACCGCCGCTCTCCTCCCTTTTCTGTATTTCCTTGTTCCATTTCTCAAACTCCATCTTCTTTCCTCCAAGAGCACCTTCTAAAGCTTTCCGAGCTTGGTCCTGCAGGGAGAAAATTGAATAAGGTAAAGTATTTATAGAGGAGAAACTGTCGGCCTTAACTTATGAAAAAACGTATAACATATAGCAACTGCAAATTCACATGGATATAGGCCACTTCTTATTCATTTATTCCTGAAAGGATGGCTAACTCAGTTTCTGTACCGCAGAACAAGTAGCTTAGATTAAGAATTATAGATTCATAAACTGCTTGCGGCTTCGAGCTTCAGTCTGTCAACTGCTCAATTACATAATACTGCACATATCAAACAGTACAAAAACATACTAGAACACCTGCAAATGTTTGGGATATACGAGATTTTCTGACAAGCTATATGCAATCTATCTCTATAATCATTTTTGCTCGCATTAGACACATTTCACACTGCTGCCATATCTCCTGTCTGTTGTATCATGTTCAGCAATATAATGTTCGAGGTGACCCTTATGATTCTGTTTTATGTGGTATATTTGCTCAGATTCTCACTTTGTAAGATAAATCTCACAGTAAGTTCACTATAATCTCTTTACAAACTGATGAACTCCTTAAGGCATATACATGTAAGAAATTAAAGGAAAACCATTACGCCTCATATGTATATACCAAACATTCAGCCAAAGTCTGACGGCTTCCTCTAAAGTGTATACGGTAGACGATTGGAACTAAAGAAAGTAACATTTCTTCACAACTGTTCGCCCACAATGTAGGAAAAATAGAACCCTTCAATAGGACGTTGGCTTGATGGCTACAATAAGGTAAATTTTGCTAAGAAGACACTAGTAGGGGATTGGAAATCTTTCTGTAACAATCTTGCTTTAATGTTAATAACACAGAATTGGAACTCGCAAAAACCATCAGAGACCTGTATCAGAGGTAGAGAACAATAGTAGGCACCTACCATGCTTACTGGATATAAAACTGACAAATCGCAGTTCAAACTAAGATCAATTAAGAAGATATAGCTCTATCTTTTGTAGTGAAAACAATCAACAATATTTAATCAATATTGTCATTTGTAAGCATTTCAATAAATAATGATAATCCCTTTCCAATACCATACTCAAGGTAAATACTGATAATGGCGTCTTTGGAAAATGAGTTAACCTAACATATTCCTCAATGATTTTCAGAACTATAACCCAATTAGCTATTGTACACTGAAACTAAATTTTGCATCAAGTATCGATAACTTTTCACCTTTACTCAATTTTCCATCACTTTGAAACCCTACTACAACCCAATTttcacaaaatcaaacaaaacagcaAAACCTAAATTATGGTTGCTAACAAAcatgataagaaaaaaaaaaggtaaggaAGTAACCTCTTTGCGATTGTTTGATGAGAAGAAACAAGAAAATCTGCTTCTGTAATTGAGTTTTTGTTGAAGGGATGTCCATTTATTGGTTTGATTTCGACTATAAGATGTTGAGAATCTTAATTGAGATGAACATGGTGACCaggatgatggtgatgatgtttTTAAGGAAGAAGCGTTTAGGGTTTGAAGTGGAGACCGTAGGTTAAGAATCTGAGCCATTGTCACTTGCTCCTTTCAGCACCGTATGAAAAAGTTCTGTTCTTTATCAGAAACGTTCATTGCTAAGTCGGGCTGATATAATCACCTATCCCTTGTGCTTAGGAAAACTACGACTCAGACCAACATGAGACTGGGTGACGCTCCAGTCCAAACCGATTCTGGACAACTAAAACGAGTTTGGAAATCGGTGTTTTTTGAGTTCCCAAATTGATATTACTCCAttcgtcccaaattagatgagatagttggttttaaattttgtcccaaaaTAGATGAGTCATCTCTCTAAtcaaggggatatttctaaaactactattttaattgattattgttaatataagaaatatgcataatttgatatccatatttatattcgttaagtaggtgttttaaaatgcttttcaacggtataaaatttacgaaaaaccgtggtatagtttaagagataaatcatttctaaattttactagttattatccataagggtatatttgtaaaaaaaatacttaaacatactcccctttcctccttgccttaaaaattgtgcaaactacaactagctcatctaatttggggcGGAGGGAGTAAGACGCACCCATTCAGATAGTTCAGATTGGTAGTATCGAACTCATTCAGATTTAAGACAACTAAATGTTAAGGcagggtttttccttgggccatttacaaaatggtcatactttttCTAATTCAGTCACAAATTCATCGTACTTTTGCTAATCATCTACAAAACAGTCATGGTTTGGGCGACATAACGGTTTTTCAAGAAAAAAACGATGTTAAATGTTTCCAAAATGCCCTCTATCCTAACTCAACATATTTAACTGGGATTAACCACTTGATGACGTGTCTGGCAGATCGATCACGTGGCAGACGATGACGTGGCAGAAAATCAGATCGTTCCCAACGGTCATCTTTTACAGTTCTTTATATACCCTGCACACATTCATACCCATCATTCAATTCCAACAACCAAAACATAACATGTTCAAACCAAAAATGGGTGGAGGAAAAAGTAAAATATGCAGCaattcaaatgatgcaagcaGCAGTAGAGTGGTTGATGGATCAAGCAGCATCAACATCATTTGTTGTTTATGTGAGATTGGAATGCATGATCCTATTGACTGTCCATGGATATATTCAAGGTGTAAAAACGTACCTTGCAATGGAGTAAGAAAGTCGTTGAAAGATCAAACTAAAGATCATGTTGCTGAGAAGTTCTTGAGATGCTCAATATGCTCGTACTTTGAGTGGTTTGCAGATGCCACAAACCAAAAAAGATCCATGAAAGTTCAACTTCCAACTCCACATTCCTGCTTTGCTTGTGGTGAGAATAGCCATATGCACCACAATTGTCCATGGAAGAACCGACCCtgcaagaagaagaagtgtaaggGAACTGCAATGCTTTTCTTTTGCCAGAATGTACACAACTATAACATTGCTTACCTCAAATGCTCCAACTGTCTTGATTTTCAATGGATGTCTGATGCTGTCTTCAAAGCAGCAAAATCCAATGTAAAACAGACATCCCTGAAAATGGCAGAAttattcaagcaaatagaagATCTACAAATGTAATGAGATACAATTACAATAAAAAGAACATTTCATGAGTCTGACACCATCAAAATAACATAACATAGCATATTAACATTAAGATCGTAACAAAACTGAGTTCACCATCCAAAAGATAACTAACCAACTGCTGCAAACTGATGCAGTAACAAAAGTAGtcttaaaaacaaaaacaaaaaaccataCTCTAGAACATACAACATTACTTATTGAGTAGCAGGAACAGTAACCTTCTTTCCTTTAGGTTTTGGAACAGTGAAAGTCTGAGAAAGTGTTTGAGTCAGATCACCAACACCTGCAATACTCTGTGACAGTGTTTGATGCACCTGCAGTCCTCTGCCATACCTTCATCTACCACCTCTTGAACCTCTACCTCCTCTGGATCCTATACCACCTGTTGTGTTTGATGATGATGCAGCAACAACATGTGTAGGTTGAGAAGATGATGCAGCAACAGCAGATGAAGATGAAGCAGCTCCTCTCCCTCTTGTTCCTCTTGTTCCTCTTGTAGATATACTACCTCTCCTACTGGTACTATGTTCAGTTGGATATGGATAAGAAGTGGAGTGATATCCTCCTTGAACCATGGTTCTCTGCCTCTTTCCTTATGGATTAGATCTAACAGGTGCACCAGCACATGTTCTCTTGTTGTGCCCAATTGTCTTGCATCTTGTACAACTTCTAACCTTATTCTCTGTGTGACCTTCATCATAAGCTCTCTTTCTCTTCTTACATGGTCTTCCTGGTTTTCTGATGTCAATAGGAGGTCTCATTTTGAAACTGTCTTCTGGCTGCACAATGAaacaagagagaaagagaaagaaataagagaaaagaagagaaagagataaGAGAAAGGGAAGAGAAGGAAACCCTGATTAATAAAGAAATATTTTCCATAAAGTGAAAGATTCCAAAAACAAAAAGGTAAATTACATATAAGGACATGTGCAGTAAGGGTAAAGTTGTTAATTACCTCATCCCATTCTTCTCTGCCTAGCAATAAACCCATCTCAGGAGCATAAGTAGCTCTCATGGCATCAACCAGATGGCAGCTGTTGCAATAACTGCCACcaaaaaacacacaaaatcatTAATGTTGCCTGAATCAATAATAAAGGACCCATTCAATATGAAACAGATCCATTCAATATGAAACAGAGCCATTATATATGAAAAAACATAAACAAAGTAGGGAAGAAAACTCACTCATCCCAATTAATTCTCATGTCCATCAGTACACATACACCATGTAGGCAAGGAATTCCTCTAAGTTGCCACTGAATGCAACTGCAAGTTTTGTCAACAATATCAACTTGAAATAGAATATTGGTTTCAATGTTCTTCACCTCATATAACCTGCCATAAACTTCTCCATTAACTCTCAAGTGACCTGTGCATTTCTGCATCTTCTTGATCAACTTCAAAACACTAGGCACCAACTGTCCAAGTTCCAACTTATCAGCCTCAGCTTTTCTTTTATAAAACATACCCATAAGTAGTTGACCATACATCATTCCAAGAGTACAAATGAGATTGTCTCTCATTGGCCAATCATGTTGTTGAAGGACTCACAGAAGTTGATGTTGGTGTGCTCAGAGCTTGTGGATTGGTCATAGAATGCCCCAGACCACTGTTTTGGAAGTTCCCTCATCATGTATGTTGTTCCTGCTGTAGACAACTTTGCAAGCTCATCCATGTTGACCTAGTCATAAGAGTAACATTATGAATTAACCAAGGAAAAATTCTAGGAATCTCAAATATCATAATGTTGTTGAAGGACTTACTTTCCAATGTCTTTCCTTGTAACATAGTGCAACATTGCATACTAGTTCATGTAGCTTTGTACCTTTGTGGTATTTCTTGAAATTTGCATACATATGTCTGCAAACATATAAAAAACAATAAAACCACTGAAACCATGTTAACATATAACAAACAAACTCAACCAATCTTACCTGAAACAGTATTTTTGGTTATGATCTGGAAAtaattcagaaatgctttctaacAACCCTTTCTGTATGTCTGAGATGAAAGTAAGCTTTCCTATAGGGTGATTGATTATATGGGGATTCAACCATTTCAAAAACAGGT includes the following:
- the LOC113288084 gene encoding uncharacterized protein LOC113288084 — its product is MAQILNLRSPLQTLNASSLKTSSPSSWSPCSSQLRFSTSYSRNQTNKWTSLQQKLNYRSRFSCFFSSNNRKEDQARKALEGALGGKKMEFEKWNKEIQKREESGGGDDGGGGGGWFGFGGSNDDHFWQEAQQASLAILGIILMYLVIAKGEVMLAVVFNPLLYALRGTRNGFTYITSRVLGKIYRGSSVDTSDDVPKENVYTQLSAKESVIGKWGSD
- the LOC113290962 gene encoding uncharacterized protein LOC113290962, which translates into the protein MYGQLLMGMFYKRKAEADKLELGQLVPSVLKLIKKMQKCTGHLRVNGEVYGRLYEVKNIETNILFQVDIVDKTCSCIQWQLRGIPCLHGVCVLMDMRINWDDYCNSCHLVDAMRATYAPEMGLLLGREEWDEPEDSFKMRPPIDIRKPGRPCKKRKRAYDEGHTENKVRSCTRCKTIGHNKRTCAGAPVRSNP